In Cupriavidus sp. EM10, the genomic window AGGTAGCCCTGCGCCCAGTCCACGCCGGCTTCGACGATCAGCGCGTGCTGCGCCTCGGTCTCTATCCCCTCGGCGATCACCACCAGATGAAAGTGATGCGCCATGCTGACGATGCTGCGCAGCAGCGCCTGCGCGTTGGCGTCCACGTCCTGCGTGAACTGGCGGTCGATCTTCAGGTAGTCGAACGGGAAGCTCTTGATCAGGTCCAGGTTGCTGTTGCGGGTGCCGAAATCGTCCACGGCCAGGCGGATGCCGGCCTGGTGCAGCCGGTCGAACGCGTCGCGCGTGGCGCCGCTGTCCGCCAGCAGATGGCGCTCCGTGATTTCCAGCACCAGCCCCGACCCGTCGGGCATGGCACGCTGCAGCGCGTCCAGGTCGCCCAGGAAGGTGCGCCGCCGCAGGCTCAGCGGCGCGGCGTTGACGGCCACGTGCAGCGGCGCCGACGGACCATAGCGGTTGATGTCCTCCACCACGCGGCGCAGCACGAAATGCGTGATGTCGTCGATCAGCGGCGTCGACTCCACCGTCTCGATATAGGAAGCCGGCGGAATGCTGCCCCAGCGCGGATGCTGCCAGCGCAGCAGCGCCTCGGCGCCCATCCACTGCCGCGAATGCACCTCGACGATCGGCTGGTACACCAGGTGGAATTCGCCGCGCTTCAGCGCCTGCCGCACGGCCTGCAGCAACAGCCGGCGCGGCGCGGCCACCAGCAGGAACACCGCCACGACCAGCAGCCCGGCCAGCAGGCCGATGGCGCCGTACAGCAGGTCGTACTTGCGGTGCATCGCCGCCACATAGTCGAATGACGCCACCACCTTGACCTGCATCGGCCACGGCCTGGACAGCGTGGCCACCCCACCGGCCACATCGACGGGCGCGGGCAGATATGTCCCATCGTGATAGATCGACGCCTGGCCCACGGTCAGCACGACTTCCGACGCGCCGAAGCCAAGCCCATGCGACAGCGCATCGGTGACGTAGCGCCCCTCGATCAGCAGGAAGCTGCCCCGTTCCGGCTGCCCGGGCTGCGGCAGGAACATCGCCAGCGCCGGCGCGTACTGGCGGAACGGCGTGCCCTGCACCAGCATCAGCCGATGCGCCACTCCGGGATGCGGGTCGGAGAAGTAGTAGCTCAGCGGCACGTTGACCGGGCCGCGGGTGCCGGAGCAATAGATCACCCCCCGGTCGACGATGGCCGCCGTACGGATGTAGGGAATGAAGCTGTGCGAGGTGGCCAGTGCCCGGTTGGCTTCCGGGCAGGGCTTTCCGGCCAGCGGCGCCACGTACTGGCGGCTTTCCGCCTCGACCGTTTCCGCCACGCGCTCCAGCGTCGCCACGATCTCGGCGCCAATGCTGGCCTCGCGCCGCGTGACCAGTGCATCGGCATGCTGCCTGCCCAGCCAGACCGCTACGCCGAGAAAAAGCAGGCAGGTGGATAGCCACCCCAGCAGCGCAAGCGGTGACACATGCCAGCCACCAAAGCGCTCCTGCCAGAAATTCGAAACCACAGTCCCCTCGTTGTCGTCTTGTGCCCGATGCTGCCGATTGTGAATCGGACGGGCGTGTGAATGCTGTCGGCGGCGCGCCTACACGGAGGATGGGACCACGGCATTGTGCCGGCTAGACCACCGGCTCGAGCCTGCGGTACTGGTTGTAGTGCCGGATGGCCCGATGCGGGTCGCCGAGCGCTTCGTGCAGTCGCGCGGCGTTGTAATGGGCGTCGGCAAAGTCGGGGGCCAGTTCGATGCACGCGTGATAGCTTTTCAGGGCCTCACGCTTCGAACCGGCATCCTCCAGTGCGACGCCAAGATTGAAATGGATTAACGGTTGATACGGCAGATAACTTAGCGCCGAGCGGTATGCGGCGGTCGCTTCGGCCAGCCGGCCCTGGTCGCACAGCAGGCATCCCAGGTTGAGCCAGGCGTCAAGGTAATCGGGCGCCTGCGCCAGCGCGTGTCGATACGCGGCTTCGGCGTCACCCGGGGCCGTATGTTCCAGCGCCACGCCCCGATCGAACCAGTCGGCCGGACCGATTTCGTCGCGGCCCGGCGGCGGGTCCGGCCGTGTGGCCCGGCGGCGCATCTGCACGACTTCGGCGCCAGGCGGCAAGCTGTCGGCATCGTCGAGGTCCAGCACGAACTGGCCCGAATCCACATGCCAGCGCCCGCGCCGATCCTGCACGGCCACGTCGCCGCCCACGGCCGTCACGCGCAATCCGGTGGGCGGCCGGCCTTCTTCCAGCCCCTGCAACCGGCGCAGCGACCGGGTGACGTGCCGCGTCGGCACGCCGGCCTCACGCAGCGATTGCGCGGTGCGCAGCAGCACCACGTCCTGGAAGCTGAAGCGATACTCGCGCCGGTCGCCGCGTCTGGGGAGATCACGCCGGCGGTCATCAACGCCGTGATGACGCTGCGCGATATGCCCAGCAGGGCTTGCACGTCGCGCATCGAATAGGCTTGCATCGCGGCCCCGGGCGCCCTACTTGCGCGCCGCGCGCTTCGGCGCCTCGGCCGGGGCCGCCGTGGCCCGCCGCGCGGTCTTGCGTGCCGGGGGTGCCGCGGCTTCAGGCGCGGCAGCCTTGACCGCGGCCGCCTTGCCGGCGGACTTGGCCGCCGGCTGGCGCTTGTTGTTGCCGATGCTCTTGCGCAGCGCTTCCATCAGGTCGATCACCTCGCCACCCGCGGGCGCCGGCGTCTCGGCCGCCACCGTGATCTTCTTGCCGGCGATCTTCTTGTCGATCTGTTCCAGGATGCGCTGCTTTTCCTCGTCCACATAGGCGGTGGCGTCGTAGCCGTCCACGGCGTTCTGCTCGATCAGCTGTTGCGCCAGCTTCAGCTCGGCCGGCGCCACGTCGGCGCGTTCGACGTGCAGGTCGGCCATGTCGCGCACCTCGTCGGCATACAGCAACTGCTGCAGGATCAGGCCGTCGGCCCCGACGCGGATCTGCACCATGTACTGCTTGCCCTTCCAGGCCCACTTGGCCAGCGCACACGTGCCGGTTTCGCGCATCGCCTCGGCCAGCAGGTTGTAGGGCTTGCCGCCGCGCTTGTCCGGGCCCAGGTAGTAGGCCTTGTCGTAGTAGATCGGATCGATGGCGCCCACCGGCATGAACGACACGATGTCGATGGTCTGCTCGGCCGCGTCCTCCAGCGCCTTCAGCTCTTCAGGCGTAAAGGTCACATAGCGGTCCTTCTCGAATTCGTAGCCCTTGACCATGTCGGCGCGGTCCACCACCACGTCTTCCTTCAGGCAGATGTACTGCTGCCGCAGCCGCGATCCGCAGCCCTTGTGCAGCAGGTTGAAGCTGATGCCCGACTTGCTTTCGGTGGCCGAGTAGACCTTGACGGGGATCGAGACCAGCCCGAAGCTGATCGACAGCGAAGCAATGGAACGTGCGGCCATGGCGACATCCTCCCGCGAGAAGGAACAGGTCATCGTCCAGCCAGTCTAGTCCGCGAGACATGGGGGCCGCCAGTGAGCGCGAACGATGTGCGCTGTCAGACGCGTCCTACGCGCGCGCTGCGCAACGCCCGATGCTGGCGCCGATACGCGCCCGGGCCCACGCCGAAATGCTGGGTAAAGACCCGGCCGAAGGCGGCCTGCGATGCGTACCCGCATTGCTCGGCCACCGCGGCGGCGGATAGTCCGTCCCGCCGCAGCAGCCGCGCCGCCCGCTCCATGCGCAGCGTGGTCACCAGTTCCAGCGGCGTGATGCCAAGCTGGGCGAAGCGCCGCGCCAGCGTGGCGCGCGACACGTTGCAGACTTCGGCCAGGCTGTCGACGGTCCATGGCTTTTCCGGGTGTCGCACTACGGCATCCACGGCGGCGGCCATGCGCGCATCGGCCATCAGCGCCATCACGCCGTGCGACACCGCGCCCTGCGCGATCAGCGTGCGCAGTAGCACCGTGAACAGCGCGGTCGACAGGTCGGCGATGATCGCCGCGCTGCCCGGCCCTGGCGCGTCGGCCTCCACATGCATCATGCCGATCAGGCCGCGCAGCCAGCGCAGGCCGGCGTCGGCGTTGCCTCCCGTGTTGACGCACAGCATCTCGGGCAGTGCGCGCAGCAGCACGGCGGCCGAACTGCCCAGCACGAAGGTGCCGCAGAGGATGTCGAGCGGTTTCTCCGCCCCGGGAACGATGATCTCGGTCACCACGCCGTTGAAATGGCGCGTTTCCGGATTGGCATCGGCCGCACGCGTCCGGCCGCCATGCACCCCCGACAACGTATGCGCCGCCCCGTGCGGAAACAGCAGCACATCGCCGGCCGCCACGCGCACGGGGTCGGCGCCCAGCGAGACATCGGCCTGGCCATCGAGGATGGCGTGATACGGCACGTGCCCCGGCGCCGCCTGCGCGTTGTGGGAAGACCAGGCACCGGCCACCCGGCAATGCAGGTCGACGGTGCCTGAAGGCGCCAGCAGGCGCACCAGTTCGCTAAGGCTGTCCATGGAGGATGTCCGGGCGTGAGACGATCGAGCAAAAAGTTGAGTGGATTCTAATCCATCCGGATCTCGGCCGCGCCTACTATTGAGTCCAAGGCAGCGCTGCAACACAGCCCGGAACACAAAGCCGGATGCGGCGCCCGACACTGACCTTTCACCGGAAAACAAGGAGCCACACCATGACCACCCGCCTGCACACCATCGCCGCCCAGGACGCCACGGGCCAGACCGCCGAACTGTTCGGCGCCATCCGCAAGGCCGTCGGCAAGGTGCCGAACGCCTACGCCACCATAGGCAGCAATGCCCCGGCCGTGCTGGCCCAGGCGCTGCAGACCAACGCCGTGCTGAAGGACGGCAGCCTGTCGGCCAAGGAGCTGGAAGCGATCAACCTGTCGGTCAGCGAGCACAGCGGTTGTGACTACTGTGTGGCCGCCCATACGCTGACGGGCACCAGGCTGGCCGGCTTCAGCGTCGAGCAGACGCAGCAGCTGCGCCGTGGCAGCTTCCCGGAAGACGCCAGGATCGACGCGCTGACGCGCTTCGCCGTGGAACTGGTGGGCACCCGCGGCACCGTGCCGGCCGCCAGCGTCGAGGCCGTGCGGGCCGCCGGCTACAGCGATGCGCAGATCGTGGAAGCCATCCAGGCCATCAGCGCGATCCTGTTCACCAACATGATCAACCGCGTCAACGACACCACGCTGGACTTCCCGGCCGTGGCCTGAGCGGCAACAGATGGACGGGGCGGTGGCGCCTAGTGCCAGGCGCTGCCCACCTGGATATAGAACGCGTTCTGACCCTTGCTGTGGGCTACGTCGATGCCCATCGACAGGCCCAGCTTGCGCGCGATCATGTAGCGGAAGCCGCCGCCGACGCTGAACACGGTGGCAGCTTCCGAGAAATCGTTCCAGCGGCCATAGGCCTTCCCGGTGCCCGTAAACGCCAGCAGCGACCACCGCGGCGTCACGTCCCAGCGCAACTCGGCCTCGGCGGCCAGCGCGTTGCGGTCCTGGTAACGGCCCTTCTGCACGCCGCGCAGGTCCACATAGGGCTGCGCGTAGAACGGCACGTCTCCCGACGAGAACCTGGTATCGGCCCGCAGGCCCAGGATCCATGTGCGCGACAGCGGCAGCCAGGTGAAACCGCGCGCATTGAACATGTTGAAGCTCTGCGTGCTGCCCAGGCCGCCACGCGCGAACTGGGCCTCGATTTCGGCGTAGCTGCCCTTGTTCGGATAGAAAATGTTGTCGCGCGAATCGTAATCGATGACCAGCCCGCCCTTGCCGATGCGCTGGCTCTTGTCCACCGGCCCCACTTCATTGGCCGAAGCGCCAAACTTGAAGGTGGCCGTGGTGTCCGCGTACACGTAGCGCGGCCCGATATACCAATGCGAATCGGCCACGCGGAACAGCAGTTGCTGCACCAGCATGAAACCGTCCAGCGAATAGGCACGCGGCTGGTTCTGCACGCCAAAATACTCGAGGTTGGCATTGACCTTGCCGATCGCCCCGAGATAGCGGATGCGGTCGCCGCCCCAGGTATGGAAGTGCGCGGCGCCGGCCGCCCAGGTGCCGTTTTCGGTATAGGCGCCACCCACGACGGTGATATTGGGCGGCGCCGGCCCTTGCCCGATGCCCTGGCCTCCTCGGCCGCTTCGGCCATCGACTGCGAGAAGAACGCCAGCGCCAGCCCGAAGCCATAGCCCACCGCCGGTTCGGTAATAATCGCCGGCACCGGCAGCGCGCCCTTGTGGTGGAGCAGGAAATCGCTCATGTCCAGCATGCCGTCTTCAGGATCGAACAGCGACAGCCTCGGTTTCGACGCCGGCGCGGTGCCTGAGGACGCTGGAGCCGGCGCCGCGCCATCGACCGGCCCGGGCTCGGGCTCGGCACGCACGGGCGCCGGCGCGCAGCCCAGCCACACCGATGCCATGAGCGCCAGCACTGCACAGGCGCGTTTCATTTGCCGCGAGTCATGCCGAGACCGGCAAAAATCGATTTTCGTGTAAATCGCTGTGCAGATGGCACCCGCATTACGTGAACTCCAGGACTGGATTGGCGTGGACGTTTTGTGGCAAATCAACCCTCTGCGTCCAAATGTACCGGAGGCACCCGCCCCACGCGCGCCGCAACGTCATGAACTTTCTTGCGCACTGCGTTAAAAAATTTCGCAAAGTCAATCAGATTTATCGCAATCTCAACCGAATCTCCCATCAAAAATTGCCATAATGTCGAGTCATTCGATAACCCGTACGGGGATTATTCAATTCCCTCCAATTGCATCATCGAAAATCCTCATCCCGTATTTCGTGCATTCCATTTCGTCTAATTCGAGACACAATAAAATTGAATTCCCATTGTGCAGCGATTTTGCCAGACTACGGTCCGACGAATGCCAGCCAGACAGCATTCGCTCGGGGCGTGGATCGGTTGCTGACCGATCAACTTTCGATCAGTGCAACGCAAAGGAAACCGTCGTGAAGCACTACACACCAGACAATTTCCAGCTCACGCAAAGCATTGGCTTCCATCTGAACAAGGCCCGCAACAGCCTTCTGATGGAAATGGACTCGGCACTGCGCCCGCTGGACATCAACGGCCAGCAAATGGGCATCCTGCTCTCACTCAATCGGGGGATGGCCAGCACGCCATTCGAAATCAGCAAGCTGCTGGGCATCGACAGCGGCCTGATGACCCGCATGCTGGACAAACTCGAGGAAAAAGGTCTGCTCGAACGCAGCCGCAGCATCGACGACCGTCGCGTGGTGAATCTCACGCTGACGCAAAAGGGTCGCACCATCGCGTCGGAAATCCCCGCCATTGCCCCTGAAGTACTGAATCAGCGGCTGCAGGGATTTACTGTCGAGGAATTCGAGGAATTCCGACGGCTGCTG contains:
- a CDS encoding carboxymuconolactone decarboxylase family protein — translated: MTTRLHTIAAQDATGQTAELFGAIRKAVGKVPNAYATIGSNAPAVLAQALQTNAVLKDGSLSAKELEAINLSVSEHSGCDYCVAAHTLTGTRLAGFSVEQTQQLRRGSFPEDARIDALTRFAVELVGTRGTVPAASVEAVRAAGYSDAQIVEAIQAISAILFTNMINRVNDTTLDFPAVA
- a CDS encoding EAL domain-containing protein; translated protein: MVSNFWQERFGGWHVSPLALLGWLSTCLLFLGVAVWLGRQHADALVTRREASIGAEIVATLERVAETVEAESRQYVAPLAGKPCPEANRALATSHSFIPYIRTAAIVDRGVIYCSGTRGPVNVPLSYYFSDPHPGVAHRLMLVQGTPFRQYAPALAMFLPQPGQPERGSFLLIEGRYVTDALSHGLGFGASEVVLTVGQASIYHDGTYLPAPVDVAGGVATLSRPWPMQVKVVASFDYVAAMHRKYDLLYGAIGLLAGLLVVAVFLLVAAPRRLLLQAVRQALKRGEFHLVYQPIVEVHSRQWMGAEALLRWQHPRWGSIPPASYIETVESTPLIDDITHFVLRRVVEDINRYGPSAPLHVAVNAAPLSLRRRTFLGDLDALQRAMPDGSGLVLEITERHLLADSGATRDAFDRLHQAGIRLAVDDFGTRNSNLDLIKSFPFDYLKIDRQFTQDVDANAQALLRSIVSMAHHFHLVVIAEGIETEAQHALIVEAGVDWAQGYLYQRPAAPASILARRGIWVNERDEVGETETV
- a CDS encoding AraC family transcriptional regulator, which codes for MDSLSELVRLLAPSGTVDLHCRVAGAWSSHNAQAAPGHVPYHAILDGQADVSLGADPVRVAAGDVLLFPHGAAHTLSGVHGGRTRAADANPETRHFNGVVTEIIVPGAEKPLDILCGTFVLGSSAAVLLRALPEMLCVNTGGNADAGLRWLRGLIGMMHVEADAPGPGSAAIIADLSTALFTVLLRTLIAQGAVSHGVMALMADARMAAAVDAVVRHPEKPWTVDSLAEVCNVSRATLARRFAQLGITPLELVTTLRMERAARLLRRDGLSAAAVAEQCGYASQAAFGRVFTQHFGVGPGAYRRQHRALRSARVGRV
- a CDS encoding tetratricopeptide repeat protein is translated as MVLLRTAQSLREAGVPTRHVTRSLRRLQGLEEGRPPTGLRVTAVGGDVAVQDRRGRWHVDSGQFVLDLDDADSLPPGAEVVQMRRRATRPDPPPGRDEIGPADWFDRGVALEHTAPGDAEAAYRHALAQAPDYLDAWLNLGCLLCDQGRLAEATAAYRSALSYLPYQPLIHFNLGVALEDAGSKREALKSYHACIELAPDFADAHYNAARLHEALGDPHRAIRHYNQYRRLEPVV
- a CDS encoding Ku protein, with product MAARSIASLSISFGLVSIPVKVYSATESKSGISFNLLHKGCGSRLRQQYICLKEDVVVDRADMVKGYEFEKDRYVTFTPEELKALEDAAEQTIDIVSFMPVGAIDPIYYDKAYYLGPDKRGGKPYNLLAEAMRETGTCALAKWAWKGKQYMVQIRVGADGLILQQLLYADEVRDMADLHVERADVAPAELKLAQQLIEQNAVDGYDATAYVDEEKQRILEQIDKKIAGKKITVAAETPAPAGGEVIDLMEALRKSIGNNKRQPAAKSAGKAAAVKAAAPEAAAPPARKTARRATAAPAEAPKRAARK
- a CDS encoding MarR family winged helix-turn-helix transcriptional regulator, which encodes MKHYTPDNFQLTQSIGFHLNKARNSLLMEMDSALRPLDINGQQMGILLSLNRGMASTPFEISKLLGIDSGLMTRMLDKLEEKGLLERSRSIDDRRVVNLTLTQKGRTIASEIPAIAPEVLNQRLQGFTVEEFEEFRRLLQKFVSGG